GAATGTATCAGAAACAATTAGAATTAATCCAACCAAATTATTTATCCATGGTAATGAATTTAATCCTATTTTTACACAATCTTTAATAGGTGAATAGTTCATATTATCCTAATAAAGTATAACTTTTAATGCCTTTTTGCTAAGCTATCAACAATTGTCATGGCATAAAACATAACTACTTACTTGAAAAAAATATGAAAAAATTCTTATACATTTTTATAACATGTACATTCATGCAAATATCATCACAAGCAGATATCCCTAAAGATATTCATGTACTAACACGAGCTATTATTATTCACAACGATCATATTCTTTGCGCCTATGATCCACGACTAAAAACAGCATCAGGTGATCCTGTTTTTTATTATTTACCTGGTGGACATATCGAATATCAAGAATCTGCAACAGACTCTTTAATCAGAGAATTATCTGAAGAAACCGGCGAACAGATAACTGTCAAAGGTTTTATTGGTGCATTTGAACGTTCTTGGCTTAACACTCCACAATCGGTCAAATGTCACAAACATGAAATAAGTCTTGTTTTTAAAGCAGTTTTAGACAATAAAAAAGATGATGCTTTACCAAGTATCACATCGAAAGAAAATCATAAAGTTGCTTTTGTATGGTTAGAGTTAAAAAACATACAGAACTATGATATCCGACCATCGCTCTTAAAAGACAATATACATAATTGGCTTACCGTGCCATCTGAGCATGTATTTAAAAGCGTTATGCATATTAAGTAAATTATATAACTCTAAACTCAATTTAGATAAAAAATAAATATTTATTTTAACAAAAAATCCACCCAGCAGCTCCTACTTCACACAGCTTTGCTGTAAGTTTTCTACTACGCCTATGGCTTCGAAGAACTTTGTCGTAGGACTTTGTTGAGTGGATTTATATTTTTTAAATTACCTGCAGAAACAGCACATATTTTTACTATTTCTAAATTATTTTATTGGATGCTACAGCTTTCACCCCAAAATGATACAGCTCCCTTAGATTCTAAATAATCAATCATTGCAGCATTATTGTTTCTTTTAGCTATAGCTAAAGCCGAATAATGTTCATCTGATACATTTACATTTGCACCAGCATCAACAAGCATTTCTACTATTGCCAGATTGTTTCCACGTACGGCTAGTCTCAATTCTGAATTACACTCATTTGCATTATTAAGTCTTGCGTCAGCAGTTAAAAGATCTTGTACCATTACACTATTGCTTTCATAGATCGCTGTTTTCAGTGGTGAAATGTGAGCAAATGATGGATTTACATTAGCTCTAGCAGCTATAAGCATTTTAAGAATTTCTGGTTTTTTACTTTTAATTGCAAGATTAAGAATATTGAAATAGCGAGAATTGTTATTTGGATTTGCTCCTGCTGCAAGAAGAACACGTACATAATCGGTTCTTCCGGATCGAACAGCTACTAGCAAAGGCGAATAATCCCCTCGAGTATCGCTTATATTCACATCAGCACCATTTTGAATTAACGCTTCAATAATTGGCAGTTGGCATCCTGCATAAATACCCCTTTCTAATACTGTTAGATCGAGATCTTTTCCTTTTGCATCAGCACCAGCAGCAAGCAATGTTTTAAC
This DNA window, taken from Candidatus Babeliales bacterium, encodes the following:
- a CDS encoding NUDIX domain-containing protein yields the protein MKKFLYIFITCTFMQISSQADIPKDIHVLTRAIIIHNDHILCAYDPRLKTASGDPVFYYLPGGHIEYQESATDSLIRELSEETGEQITVKGFIGAFERSWLNTPQSVKCHKHEISLVFKAVLDNKKDDALPSITSKENHKVAFVWLELKNIQNYDIRPSLLKDNIHNWLTVPSEHVFKSVMHIK